Proteins from a genomic interval of bacterium:
- a CDS encoding TauD/TfdA family dioxygenase, translated as MGSSIRIEPAAAGCGAVVHGVDLAKMDDETWGTIHRAFLDHGVIFFRDQDLAPDAHIALARRFGPIVVNKFFPESDVRAEIAEVRKEPEQQTNIGGGWHTDHSYDEVPAKGSILVARELPRQGGDTLFANMHAAYEALSDGLKKTLCTLRSVHSNDHLYGEDGIYHKTDLAGMLQGKDLVGRAVHPGVIRHPETGRPALYVNPGHTRGFEGWTVEESLPLLQFLYSHASSDAFTCRFEWAPGSVAIWDNRSTWHMAMNDYHGERRLLHRITIDGVALEAA; from the coding sequence ATGGGATCCTCGATTCGAATCGAACCGGCCGCCGCCGGCTGTGGCGCGGTCGTTCACGGCGTCGATCTGGCGAAGATGGACGACGAGACCTGGGGGACGATCCATCGCGCGTTCCTCGATCACGGCGTGATCTTCTTTCGGGACCAGGATCTCGCGCCCGACGCCCACATCGCGCTGGCGCGCCGCTTCGGCCCGATCGTCGTCAACAAGTTCTTCCCCGAGTCCGACGTGCGCGCGGAGATCGCCGAGGTCCGCAAGGAGCCGGAGCAGCAGACGAACATCGGCGGTGGCTGGCATACGGACCACAGCTACGACGAGGTTCCCGCCAAGGGCTCGATCCTGGTCGCGCGGGAGCTCCCCAGACAAGGGGGCGACACGCTCTTCGCGAACATGCACGCCGCCTACGAAGCGTTGTCCGACGGCCTCAAGAAGACGCTCTGCACACTCCGCTCGGTCCACTCGAACGACCACCTCTACGGCGAGGACGGGATCTATCACAAGACGGATCTCGCGGGGATGCTCCAGGGCAAGGACCTGGTCGGGCGGGCCGTGCACCCGGGCGTGATCCGCCATCCGGAGACGGGGCGACCGGCGCTCTACGTGAACCCGGGACATACCCGCGGATTCGAGGGATGGACCGTGGAGGAGAGTCTGCCCCTGCTCCAGTTCCTCTATTCGCATGCGAGCAGCGATGCGTTCACCTGCCGTTTCGAGTGGGCCCCGGGGTCGGTCGCGATCTGGGACAACCGGTCCACCTGGCACATGGCGATGAACGACTACCACGGCGAGCGGCGTCTCCTGCACCGCATCACCATCGACGGCGTTGCCCTGGAAGCCGCCTGA